The following coding sequences are from one Leptospira mayottensis 200901116 window:
- a CDS encoding tetratricopeptide repeat protein, whose product MSFPTLIRSAIQRENQREFTKAFNLYKEALSFTDNPKTILKIRNRQAWCQYHIGNTRETLNLFHEIITKYPNEPGSYLYYSNYLIKISNFKQAKKILTKGIDLYPDQLELYLTLASLLKDTDRSNEAIAVLKQALAQEKLSRGRGILRKDIWAELGHLYYQRGNYNSALVSLKTSMRMDSDENFLHYDMIAQCYLKVSDHKNALKFIDLYVQYFGESDSDILIIKARAHAQLGESHLACASLLQAYSMENGLKLNAEDMIDFAPLLQTGFFDTLENVEIEEP is encoded by the coding sequence GTGAGTTTCCCTACACTGATCAGATCTGCGATTCAGAGGGAGAATCAAAGAGAATTCACCAAAGCTTTCAATCTCTACAAAGAAGCTCTCTCTTTTACCGATAATCCTAAAACGATTCTTAAGATACGTAATCGTCAGGCCTGGTGCCAGTATCATATTGGAAACACTCGGGAGACCTTAAATCTCTTTCATGAAATCATCACCAAGTATCCGAACGAGCCCGGAAGTTATTTGTATTACTCCAACTATCTCATCAAAATCAGCAATTTTAAACAGGCTAAAAAGATTCTTACAAAGGGGATCGATCTCTATCCGGATCAATTGGAACTTTATCTGACTTTGGCCTCCCTTTTGAAAGATACCGATCGATCCAATGAGGCAATTGCGGTTCTAAAGCAGGCTTTGGCGCAAGAAAAACTTTCAAGAGGAAGAGGAATTCTTCGTAAAGACATCTGGGCGGAACTAGGACACCTTTATTATCAAAGAGGAAATTACAATTCTGCATTGGTTTCCCTCAAAACGTCGATGCGTATGGATAGCGACGAGAATTTTCTTCATTACGATATGATTGCTCAGTGTTATCTGAAAGTTTCCGATCACAAGAATGCCCTTAAGTTCATCGATTTATATGTTCAGTATTTTGGAGAATCCGATTCGGACATTCTAATTATCAAAGCACGAGCGCACGCTCAGCTCGGTGAAAGTCATCTAGCCTGTGCATCCTTATTACAGGCGTATTCCATGGAAAATGGCCTCAAACTGAACGCGGAAGACATGATCGATTTTGCTCCTTTACTTCAAACCGGTTTTTTTGATACATTAGAAAACGTTGAAATAGAAGAGCCTTAA